In the genome of Rhodamnia argentea isolate NSW1041297 chromosome 3, ASM2092103v1, whole genome shotgun sequence, one region contains:
- the LOC115747986 gene encoding transcription factor MYC2-like, producing MEELASSASSSLLVPLPKATSLNLQQYLYFLLQSRPDDWVYSIFWQPSRDDCGCLVLTWGDGQFRGMKDLAPNNSPDQRVFKELGTLASSSFNPSLNMDTELVQKSVCDLEWYYIASVTRSYSSEESILGKALCSGTYIWLNGEDKLGIYDCERVREARMTGIKSMVCISTPYDTGVLELGSTKILQEDWNLVHLAKSLFTSQFLSTGITPHVHEELQSNVVLMEERYALGGTGASRSDTRPSDTCGLLGSKSDLKRLGGSHNITSSNKRAAITKTKRDAKEPARPPLPSRPNHVEAERQRRENLKQRFYALRSVVPKVTKMDKASLLSDAESYIKELRSRIDELEGKLKFLPQKLSRNKVASLFGNETKTTMHASKIRSSTSLNVVKGLSKMEAEVKVVGGEAVVRVWSPNMDHPVARLMGALKELELEVHLASVSSVKGMMLQDVVVRTPNGQANEESLRDAILAKLCEV from the coding sequence ATGGAAGAACTGGcatcttctgcttcttcctctTTACTAGTCCCTCTTCCTAAAGCAACCTCACTCAATCTCCAGCAATATCTCTACTTCTTACTCCAGAGTCGACCTGATGATTGGGTCTACTCCATTTTCTGGCAGCCCTCAAGAGACGACTGTGGCTGTCTCGTCCTAACCTGGGGTGACGGCCAATTCCGAGGGATGAAAGACCTCGCACCCAATAACTCCCCTGATCAAAGGGTGTTCAAAGAGCTCGGGACACTCGCCAGCAGCAGTTTCAACCCGTCCTTGAACATGGACACTGAGCTGGTCCAAAAATCGGTCTGTGATCTCGAATGGTACTACATTGCCTCGGTCACAAGGTCATATTCCTCTGAGGAGAGCATCCTCGGGAAGGCATTATGTTCTGGGACTTACATATGGTTAAACGGTGAGGACAAGCTCGGAATTTACGACTGTGAGAGGGTTAGAGAAGCAAGGATGACTGGAATCAAGAGTATGGTTTGTATATCGACTCCTTACGATACCGGGGTTCTTGAATTGGGCTCCACCAAAATACTCCAAGAAGATTGGAATCTAGTCCACTTAGCCAAATCCCTCTTCACTTCTCAATTCTTGAGCACAGGAATTACTCCCCATGTCCATGAAGAGCTTCAGTCCAATGTTGTTCTGATGGAAGAACGTTACGCCTTAGGCGGAACTGGCGCTTCACGCTCAGATACTCGTCCTTCAGACACGTGTGGGCTTTTGGGTTCTAAGAGTGACCTGAAAAGATTGGGGGGGTCGCATAATATCACTTCCTCTAACAAGAGGGCTGCGATTACAAAGACGAAGAGGGATGCTAAAGAACCTGCTCGGCCGCCGTTGCCTTCACGGCCCAACCATGTGGAAGCCGAGAGGCAAAGAAGAGAGAATCTGAAGCAGAGATTCTACGCCCTAAGATCTGTCGTCCCTAAAGTCACGAAAATGGACAAAGCCTCTCTTCTCTCCGACGCCGAGAGTTACATCAAGGAGCTGCGATCCAGGATCGATGAACTTGAGGGCAAGCTCAAGTTTCTGCCCCAAAAGCTCAGCCGGAATAAAGTGGCCAGCCTTTTCGGCAATGAAACCAAGACTACGATGCACGCGAGCAAGATCAGATCAAGCACGTCGCTGAATGTTGTCAAGGGTTTGAGCAAGATGGAGGCGGAGGTGAAGGTGGTAGGCGGCGAAGCGGTGGTTCGGGTGTGGAGCCCGAACATGGACCACCCGGTTGCAAGGCTGATGGGCGCGCTCAAGGAGCTGGAGCTCGAAGTCCACCTCGCAAGTGTGTCGAGCGTGAAGGGCATGATGCTTCAGGACGTGGTGGTTCGGACTCCGAACGGGCAGGCGAACGAAGAGAGCTTGAGAGATGCGATTCTTGCAAAATTGTGCGAGGTATGA